From one Anguilla rostrata isolate EN2019 chromosome 12, ASM1855537v3, whole genome shotgun sequence genomic stretch:
- the LOC135236055 gene encoding extracellular calcium-sensing receptor-like, whose product MVFAIKEINKSSELLPGVTLGYQIHDCCASVPVTVKVAFQLANGIEPVFFPNQSCSKSATVHAVVGESSSTPSIAMSRILGPFGIPLVSHFATCACLSDKLQHPTFSRTIPSDYYQAAALARLVKHFGWTWIGAVRSDSDYGNSGMAAFLQAAQAEGICVEYSEAFYRTSPRAKVRHVAEVISRSTARVVVAFAATGDMLVLLSELEGKLMAPLQWIGSEAWVTNHKMLRFRLFAGAIGFGIRRSVIPGLRDFLLDLGPAQVSHSPILTEFWETAFGCSLGGSQTAAGSKTCDGKQNLRDLQNPYTDTSELRISNMVYKAVYAIAHAIHSIICTDEPNAPPHCNTSIQVEPRQVMEHLRKVNFTRNGYKVSFDAHGDPVATYELVNWQVMRDGHMEFVTVGHYDASAPDGQVLMMEKNITWAGGQPQVPVSVCSESCPPGTRKAVQRGRPVCCYDCVPCAEGEISNATDSLDCITCPADYWTNAEKDECVPKPIEFLSFHDVLGIILAACSVTGACMAITVAAVFYRHRDTPIVKANNSELSFLLLFSLKLCFLCSLTFIGRPSEWSCMLRHTAFGITFVLCISCVLGKTIVVLMAFRATLPGSNVMKWFGPLQQRLSVLAFTLIQVLICVLWLTISPPFPTKNMKHYKEKIILECDVGSAVGFWAVLGYIGLLSTLCFVLAFLARKLPDNFNEAKFITFSMLIFCAVWITFIPAYVSSPGKFTVAVEIFAILASSFGLIFCIFVPKCFIILFRPEQNTKKHMMGKMPSKSL is encoded by the exons ATGGTTTTTGCCATCAAGGAAATCAACAAAAGTTCAGAGCTCCTGCCAGGTGTAACTCTAGGCTACCAGATCCATGACTGCTGTGCCTCAGTGCCAGTGACCGTGAAGGTGGCGTTCCAGCTGGCTAATGGCATAGAGCCAGTCTTCTTTCCCAACCAGTCCTGCTCAAAGTCTGCCACTGTGCACGCTGTTGTGGGTGAGTCTAGCTCCACTCCTTCCATCGCCATGTCCAGAATTCTCGGACCCTTTGGCATCCCCCTG GTGAGCCATTTTGCTACATGTGCCTGTCTTAGTGACAAGCTGCAGCACCCCACCTTCTCCAGGACCATCCCCAGTGACTACTACCAGGCAGCTGCCCTGGCTAGATTAGTCAAGCATTTTGGCTGGACTTGGATCGGAGCGGTGCGGAGCGACTCAGACTACGGGAACAGTGGGATGGCCGCCTTCCTGCAGGCCGCACAGGCAGAGGGCATCTGTGTGGAATACTCAGAGGCGTTCTATAGGACCAGCCCCCGCGCAAAAGTTCGACATGTGGCAGAGGTCATCAGCAGGTCCACAGCCCGCGTCGTTGTGGCATTCGCTGCCACAGGCGACATGCTGGTCTTACTTTCGGAACTGGAAGGCAAGCTGATGGCCCCACTACAGTGGATTGGGAGTGAGGCCTGGGTTACTAACCACAAGATGTTGCGGTTCCGTCTGTTTGCCGGTGCCATCGGCTTTGGCATCCGCCGCTCAGTCATTCCAGGGCTGCGGGACTTCCTGTTGGACCTGGGGCCGGCACAGGTTTCCCACTCGCCAATTCTGACAGAGTTCTGGGAGACCGCATTCGGCTGCAGCCTGGGGGGAAGTCAGACTGCAGCGGGTAGTAAAACATGCGATGGAAAACAGAATCTGCGAGATCTACAGAATCCCTACACAGACACATCTGAGTTACGCATCTCCAACATGGTATACAAGGCTGTGTATGCAATAGCCCATGCCATACACAGCATCATCTGCACAGACGAACCTAACGCTCCACCCCACTGCAACACAAGTATCCAAGTTGAGCCCCGGCAG GTCATGGAGCACCTGAGAAAAGTTAACTTCACCAGGAATGGGTACAAAGTCTCCTTTGATGCCCATGGGGATCCAGTGGCTACTTATGAGTTGGTGAACTGGCAGGTGATGAGGGATGGGCACATGGAGTTTGTGACTGTGGGCCACTATGATGCATCTGCTCCAGATGGACAGGTGTTGATGATGGAGAAGAACATTACCTGGGCAGGTGGCCAGCCACAG gtgcctgtgtcagtgtgcagtgagagctgtccCCCAGGTACTCGgaaggctgtgcagagaggaaggcCTGTCTGCTGCTACGACTGTGTGCCTTGTGCTGAGGGAGAAATCAGCAATGCCACAG ATTCCTTGGACTGTATCACCTGCCCAGCTGACTACTGGACGAATGCTGAGAAGGATGAATGTGTACCCAAGCCTATTGAGTTCTTGTCTTTCCATGACGTTCTGGGGATTATCCTGGCAGCTTGTTCTGTAACTGGGGCCTGCATGGCCATCACAGTGGCTGCCGTGTtttacagacacagggacactcCCATTGTGAAAGCCAACAATTCAGAGCTGAGtttcctgctgctcttttcattgaaactgtgtttcctttgctctcttaccttcatcggccggccctctgagtggtcctgtatgctgcgccacactgcgtttggaatcacctttgtcctctgcatctcctgtgttctgggaaaaacaatagtggtgttaatggccttcagggctacacttccaggcagtaacgtgatgaagtggtttgggcctctgcagcagagactgagtgttcttgctttcactctcatacaggtccttatttgtgtgctttggttaactatatcccctccttttcccaccaagaacatgaagcactacaaagaaaagatcattctagaatgtgatgtaggatcagcagtggggttctgggCTGTACTGGGTTATATTGGACTCCTCTCCACATTATGctttgttttagcttttctggCTCGTAAGCTGCCTGACAACTTCAATGAAGccaaattcatcacattcagcatgctcatattctgtgcagtctggatcacCTTTATACCAGCGTATGTCAGCTCACCTGGGAAGTTTACTGTAGCTGTGGAGATCTTTGCAATTTTAGCTTCTAGCTTTGGTCTGatcttttgcatttttgtccctAAATGCTTCATAATATTGTTTCGGCCTGAGCAAAATACCAAAAAGCACATGATGGGGAAAATGCCATCAAAATCTCTCTGA